A single region of the Halobacterium wangiae genome encodes:
- a CDS encoding DUF7344 domain-containing protein, whose amino-acid sequence MASSNQGELGETFDLLTHPHRRYVLYYLRKNSGVVAIDTLTTMLANELAGPSATGVNDTPSDIRTALRHMHLPKLADAGLITFDADTHSVELEGMNEHDQFIDEAARIDGFAPPATDD is encoded by the coding sequence ATGGCCTCATCGAATCAGGGCGAGCTGGGCGAGACGTTCGACCTGTTGACACATCCCCACCGGCGCTACGTGCTGTACTACCTCAGGAAGAACTCCGGGGTAGTCGCCATCGATACCCTCACGACGATGCTCGCCAACGAACTGGCGGGCCCATCCGCGACAGGCGTCAACGACACCCCCAGCGACATCAGGACTGCCCTCCGTCACATGCACCTCCCGAAACTCGCCGATGCCGGCCTCATCACGTTCGACGCGGATACGCACTCAGTCGAACTCGAAGGGATGAACGAGCACGACCAGTTCATCGACGAAGCGGCGCGCATCGACGGCTTTGCACCGCCCGCTACAGACGATTGA
- a CDS encoding GNAT family N-acetyltransferase, whose translation MVDVRRAPPAEFDALYQMLCQRTGEREEAVVRDWYDTHPELFHGVYADGALVGFTAGRARSDTSVELVGIAVDDAYTRQGVGSRLLDAFESAAAELGYDRVSLGSAGGYVDEFYLANGYEPESILVRLHPEDVPENHVDLGFEILRERVDDGTQKFYVAPGGHDPERVQAVREAFGDPQAIYIVEKYV comes from the coding sequence ATGGTCGACGTCCGGCGCGCCCCACCTGCAGAGTTCGACGCCCTCTACCAGATGCTCTGCCAGCGAACCGGCGAGCGCGAGGAGGCGGTCGTCCGCGACTGGTACGACACCCACCCTGAGTTGTTCCACGGGGTGTACGCCGACGGCGCGCTCGTCGGGTTCACGGCGGGCCGCGCGCGGTCGGATACCTCGGTCGAACTCGTCGGCATCGCGGTCGACGACGCGTACACCCGACAGGGTGTCGGCTCGCGTCTCCTCGACGCCTTCGAGTCGGCTGCCGCCGAACTCGGCTACGACCGCGTGAGTCTGGGCTCCGCGGGCGGCTACGTCGACGAGTTCTACCTCGCGAACGGCTACGAACCGGAGAGCATCCTCGTCCGTCTCCACCCCGAGGACGTGCCCGAGAACCACGTCGACCTGGGCTTCGAGATTCTCCGCGAGCGCGTCGACGACGGCACGCAGAAGTTCTACGTCGCACCGGGCGGCCACGACCCCGAGCGCGTCCAGGCGGTCCGGGAGGCGTTCGGCGACCCACAGGCAATCTACATCGTGGAGAAGTACGTCTAG
- a CDS encoding Lrp/AsnC family transcriptional regulator → MSDNPLNNLDRRILHLLQIDARGATDTAIADETDVTGTTVHNRIKELEERGVITGYNPEINYEEAGYPMRVLFICSTDLSRRSELAEQALEVRGVVNVREMLSGTENLHIEVVAESTSEVKRSTEQLDKLGLNIISSNILAEERIQPWNHFHQEFAGEDAQTSEEIGSSEE, encoded by the coding sequence ATGAGCGACAATCCGCTCAACAATCTCGACCGTCGTATCCTGCACCTGTTACAGATAGACGCTCGTGGGGCCACCGACACGGCCATCGCCGACGAAACCGACGTCACCGGCACGACCGTCCACAACCGTATCAAGGAACTGGAGGAGAGAGGCGTCATCACCGGCTACAATCCGGAGATTAACTACGAGGAGGCGGGCTATCCGATGCGAGTCCTGTTCATCTGTTCGACCGACCTCTCTCGACGGTCGGAGCTGGCCGAGCAAGCACTCGAGGTCCGGGGTGTCGTCAACGTCCGGGAGATGCTGTCCGGCACGGAGAACCTCCACATCGAGGTCGTCGCCGAATCGACCTCCGAGGTGAAACGGAGCACAGAACAGCTCGACAAACTGGGCCTCAACATCATCAGTAGCAATATCCTGGCCGAAGAGCGGATCCAGCCGTGGAACCACTTCCACCAGGAGTTCGCCGGCGAGGACGCCCAGACGAGTGAGGAAATCGGTTCGTCCGAGGAGTAG
- a CDS encoding enoyl-CoA hydratase/isomerase family protein, with product MHTETSEGVLRVTFDRPEVKNAFTTDLAAELASTIESADPETHDAILLTGEGDAFSAGGDIQSMAAREEDVRDAYERVEGTFGRLAEAAMDSRVPIVARVNGDAVGAGLAVVALSDFAYAVPDATFSCAFVRVGLVPDTGGSFLLPRLVGLREAKRLAFTAEFVDASEAADLGLVNEAVPAEELDEAVDALLDTLRERPTRTIGVIRQALHDNLGREWGDALDHENLLQSQAYDTDEHAEGVSAFLEGREPAFQS from the coding sequence ATGCACACCGAGACGAGCGAGGGCGTCCTGCGCGTCACGTTCGACCGCCCCGAAGTGAAGAACGCGTTCACGACCGACCTCGCCGCCGAACTCGCGTCGACTATCGAGTCCGCCGACCCAGAGACCCACGACGCGATTCTCCTCACCGGGGAGGGCGACGCGTTCTCCGCGGGGGGCGACATCCAGTCGATGGCGGCGCGAGAGGAGGACGTCCGGGACGCCTACGAGCGCGTCGAGGGGACGTTCGGCCGACTCGCGGAGGCCGCGATGGACTCCCGCGTCCCCATCGTCGCTCGCGTGAACGGCGACGCCGTCGGCGCGGGCCTCGCGGTGGTCGCGCTCTCGGACTTCGCCTACGCCGTCCCGGACGCGACCTTCTCCTGTGCGTTCGTCCGCGTCGGCCTCGTCCCGGACACGGGCGGGAGTTTCCTGTTGCCCCGCCTCGTCGGCCTCCGGGAGGCGAAGCGCCTCGCGTTCACCGCCGAGTTCGTAGACGCCAGCGAGGCAGCGGACCTCGGCCTCGTCAACGAGGCGGTGCCCGCCGAGGAACTCGACGAGGCCGTGGACGCACTGCTCGACACGCTCCGCGAGCGTCCCACCAGGACCATCGGCGTCATCAGACAGGCGCTCCACGACAACCTCGGCCGCGAGTGGGGCGACGCGCTCGACCACGAGAACCTCCTCCAGAGCCAGGCCTACGACACCGACGAACACGCAGAGGGCGTGAGCGCGTTCCTCGAAGGCCGCGAGCCGGCGTTCCAGTCGTAG